The Lagopus muta isolate bLagMut1 chromosome 4, bLagMut1 primary, whole genome shotgun sequence genome has a window encoding:
- the FGL1 gene encoding fibrinogen-like protein 1 yields the protein MKILIVIDFLLAVSLTATTRSSDLQNCFQEQLQLQAQVRLLEHRVKQQQLKIIQLLEKKKIQYSDRGDENSVIDLGGKRQYSDCAEIYSDGHKQSGFYKMKPTHSPNEFLAFCDMSEGGGWTVFQRRSDGSQNFNRGWTDYEEGFGNFVLTNGEYWLGNKNLHYLTNQGNYTLRIDLSDFEGEQRYAQYTRFGVADEKHSYQMSCGEYSGTAGDSLTGGFHPEVKWWADHRGMKFSTRDRDNDNYEGNCAEEEKAGWWFNRCHSANLNGLYYKGPYTAKTDNGIVWYTWHGWWYSLKSVVMKVRPAHFEPNIV from the exons ATGAAGATTTTGATAGTGATTGATTTTCTCCTTGCAGTTAGCTTGACAGCTACCACTAGAAGCTCT GATCTACAGAACTGTTTTCAAGAGCAGCTACAACTTCAGGCCCAGGTGAGACTTCTGGAACATCgtgtgaaacagcagcagttaaAAATTATACagcttttagagaagaaaaagatacagTACAGTGACAGAGGAGATGAAAACAGTGTCATTGACTTGGGAGGAAAAAGACAGTATTCAG ACTGTGCAGAAATCTACAGTGATGGCCACAAGCAAAGTGGATTTTACAAGATGAAACCTACCCACAGTCCTAATGAATTCCTGGCTTTCTGTGACATGTCTGAAGGGGGTGGTTGGACTGTTTTTCAGAGACGTTCTGATGGCAGCCAGAATTTCAATAG AGGCTGGACTGACTATGAAGAAGGCTTtggaaattttgttttgactAATGGTGAATATTGGCTTGGAAATAAGAATCTTCATTACTTGACTAATCAAG GAAACTATACTTTAAGAATTGATCTAAGTGATTTTGAAGGAGAACAGCGTTATGCACAATATACAAGATTTGGAGTTGCAGATGAAAAG CACTCCTATCAGATGAGCTGTGGTGAATACTCTGGTACAGCTGGTGATTCCCTAACTGGGGGGTTTCATCCTGAAGTAAAATGGTGGGCTGATCATCGTGGAATGAAATTCAGTACTAGAGACAGGGACAATGACAACTATGAAGGCAATTGTGCTGAAGAGGAGAAGGCTGGTTGGTGGTTTAACAG GTGTCACTCAGCCAACTTGAATGGTTTGTACTACAAAGGTCCCTATACTGCAAAGACAGACAATGGAATAGTTTGGTACACTTGGCATGGGTGGTGGTACTCTCTGAAATCTGTTGTAATGAAGGTCAGACCAGCACACTTTGAACCAAATAttgtttga